From the genome of Planctomycetia bacterium:
GGCCGCAGTCGAAGTCGCTCACGCGGCGCGATTGGACGCGGATCACCCGCGCATTCGCCTGATGGCGCGCCGGTTGGAATTGGCGAAAACGGCTCCGACGGCGCCTTCGGTCGCATCGCCCCTGCCGACCAAAACCAACGATCGCCAGGAGCTGGATCGTCAAACCAAGAAGCTCCCGCCCGAGGTGATGCAGAAATTCGCTGCGGCCGTGCAGCCACTGTTGATGAATTCATGCGCTACAACGGGCTGCCATGGCGTCGGCGCGAAGTCGGAGTTCACGCTCGCCAAGGTTCGCGGCCAAGGAGACCGGGCGCGGCGCCAGACGCAACGCAATCTGCTGGCCGTGCTCGAACAACTGGACCAGAGTCATCCGCAGGAAAGCCCGCTGTTGGTCCGACCGATCGAACCGCACGGCGGCGCGGACACGGCCATCTTCACGCGGCAAAACAGTCGGCAATACTTCGAACTCTATGAATGGGTGCGGCTGGCAACCGGCAACGAGGCGATGAACGCGGCCGCGCGCAAATCGGCGCCGGCGGCGAACGCGGACGTCGAACAGGTTGGCTTCAAGGCGGAAGACGATCAGGAAGCGACGCCGGACCCCTTTGATCCGGAGGAGTTCAATTCGCAATTTGGGGAAGCGGAGTAGCGGGTCGACTCCGGCGATTTACCACGGAGTGCACGGAGGACACGGAGGGCCTGTTTCGGTTGGAACCGCGTAGGCGCTGAGGCGCGGAGAGGAGAAAGATGAGAAGGGGGAATGGCGCGAGGGAATGCAAGCGAGCGGTGTTGAACGTGGCGATCCACACACTGAAAACTGAACACTGAAAACTTCAAACTCCGCCGCGAAAAACGATTGATGTCTTGGTAAAATGCAGCGCCGCCCAGTCGAGAAGCGGCGACTCATTGCACTCGCGGCGGCTCCATGCGACTTGGCATTTTTGGCGGTACTTTCGATCCGGTTCACTACGGGCATTTGCTGCTGGCTGAGAGTTGTCGCGAGCAGTGTCGGCTCGATGCCGTGTGGTTTATGCCGGCCGCCGCGCCGCCGCACAAACTGGGTCGAACGGTGAGCGGCGCCGCGACGCGCATCGAATTGCTACAACTGGCAATTGGCGGACACGAGGCGTTTTCCGTGTCGCGCCTCGAGGTTGATCGCGGCGGCGTGAGCTACACCGTCGATACGCTCACGGCGATCCACGTGGAACAGCCCGCGGCGGAATTGTTTCTGCTGATGGGCGCCGACACCTTGGAAGACTTGCCCAACTGGCTCGAGCCGCGTCGGATTTTGGAGCTCGCGACGCCGGCGGTGGTGCATCGCGCAGGTTCGCCGGCCCCGCGATTCGCGGCGATCGCCGAGCTGATTTCGCCGGAACGCTTAAAGGTTGCTCAGCAAAGTCAGGTCGAAATGCCGGCGCTGGGAATTAGTAGCACCGAGATTCGCCAGCGCGCCGCGACCGGTCGCAGTTTGCGATACCTGACTCCACGCGCCGTGGAAAAATGCATCGAAGCCCGGGGCTTGTATCGCGGCTAGCCTTGCGTCAATTCGCCTGTACCGCTTCCACGGCGACAGGCGCCGGAGTTGGCGGTCGGTCGTACTTCGCCGCGTTCTCTTGCAGCGTGCGCTCGATTTCCGCCAGCCGCTCGCTGGACAAATCCGGCGCGCTCATCTTGAGCATCTCGATGAAGTACGCGATCTCATGCGGCTTCACCGGATAGCCGATGTTGCCTTCGGGCGACTCGGAATTGACGAGCGGCTCGCCGTGTTCGTCGAGGATCACCATCCACGGGATGCCGGTCTCCGTCTTGCGGAAGCGATCCGACACGTCTTGCCCGGCGGTCATGCGTTCGGTGTCGATCTTGGCGATGACGAAATCGTCCGCGAACAGTTCATGCTGTTCGTGCAGATACTTCGTCAACACGCGGCACCAGCCGCAACCGGGCGCGCCGAATTGGAGGATGACACGCTTGTTTCCCCGGTCCGCGTCGGCGACCGCTTGTTGCAGGACCTGTTCGGCGTTGCGTCGTTCCGGAATCCACTTGGTGAGAAACTCCTTGACCTTGGCGACGTCATGCTTCGGCCCGTCTTCCAGGTCGCCGGTGTTTTGATTCACCAGCACCGCGCCGCT
Proteins encoded in this window:
- the nadD gene encoding nicotinate-nucleotide adenylyltransferase, with the protein product MRLGIFGGTFDPVHYGHLLLAESCREQCRLDAVWFMPAAAPPHKLGRTVSGAATRIELLQLAIGGHEAFSVSRLEVDRGGVSYTVDTLTAIHVEQPAAELFLLMGADTLEDLPNWLEPRRILELATPAVVHRAGSPAPRFAAIAELISPERLKVAQQSQVEMPALGISSTEIRQRAATGRSLRYLTPRAVEKCIEARGLYRG
- a CDS encoding thioredoxin family protein, with the translated sequence MRRFIFAVCIVSTGLFAMPTSILAEPPAAAEASAVESTDKPKPREPIYDEAADGKQLVAEGLERARLEGKHVLVVFGGNWCGWCYKLHDVFEQNDELRQLLLAEYEVVLIDVNTNEALRDSYGEDNKNHGVPFLTVLDPSGAVLVNQNTGDLEDGPKHDVAKVKEFLTKWIPERRNAEQVLQQAVADADRGNKRVILQFGAPGCGWCRVLTKYLHEQHELFADDFVIAKIDTERMTAGQDVSDRFRKTETGIPWMVILDEHGEPLVNSESPEGNIGYPVKPHEIAYFIEMLKMSAPDLSSERLAEIERTLQENAAKYDRPPTPAPVAVEAVQAN